A section of the Cygnus olor isolate bCygOlo1 chromosome 14, bCygOlo1.pri.v2, whole genome shotgun sequence genome encodes:
- the KLHL3 gene encoding kelch-like protein 3 isoform X3, with product MNYGGDMSESKAKKIEIKDVDGQTLRKLIDYIYTAEIEVTEENVQVLLPAASLLQLMDVRKNCCDFLQSQLHPTNCLGIRAFADVHACTELLQQANAYAEQHFPEVMLGEEFLSLSLDQVCSLISSDKLTVSSEEKVFEAVISWINYEKESRLEHMAKLMEHVRLPLLPRDYLVQTVEEEALIKNNNTCKDFLIEAMKYHLLPLDQRQLIKNPRTKPRTPVSLPKVMIVVGGQAPKAIRSVECYDFEEERWDQVAELPSRRCRAGVVFMAGNVYAVGGFNGSLRVRTVDVYDGVKDQWTSIASMQERRSTLGAAVLNDLLYAVGGFDGSTGLASVEAYSYKTNEWFFVAPMNTRRSSVGVGVVEGKLYAVGGYDGASRQCLSTVEQYNPATNEWTYVADMSTRRSGAGVGVLSGLLYATGGHDGPLVRKSVEVYDPGTNTWKQVADMNMCRRNAGVCAVNGLLYVVGGDDGSCNLASVEYYNPITDKWTLLPTSMSTGRSYAGVAVIHKPL from the exons GTTTTGTTGCCGGCTGCTAGCTTATTGCAGCTGATGGATGTTagaaaaaactgctgtgacTTTCTTCAATCCCAGCTGCATCCCACGAACTGCCTTGGAATTCGAGCTTTCGCAGATGTGCATGCGTGTAccgagctgctgcagcaggcaaaTGCCTACGCAG AGCAGCACTTTCCTGAGGTGATGCTAGGAGAAGAATTTCTTAGCCTTAGTCTGGACCAGGTTTGCAGTTTAATATCAAGTGACAAGCTCACAGTCTCCTCTGAAGAAAAG GTCTTTGAAGCGGTTATTTCTTGGATAAATTATGAGAAGGAGTCTCGCTTAGAGCACATGGCTAAACTGATGGAGCATGTTCGCCTGCCCCTTTTGCCCAGAGATTATCTTGTACAG ACAGTTGAAGAAGAAGCTTTAATCAAAAATAACAACACGTGTAAAGACTTCCTTATCGAGGCCATGAAATACCATTTGCTTCCTCTGGATCAAAGGCAATTGATCAAGAATCCCAGAACGAAGCCAAGGACTCCTGTTAGCCTGCCAAAG GTGATGATTGTGGTGGGCGGGCAAGCGCCCAAAGCCATTCGCAGTGTGGAGTGCTATGATTTTGAGGAGGAACGGTGGGATCAGGTCGCTGAGCTTCCTTCCCGGAGATGCAGAGCAG GTGTTGTATTTATGGCTGGCAATGTTTATGCTGTCGGGGGCTTTAACGGGTCGCTAAGGGTGCGCACGGTCGATGTGTATGACGGCGTGAAGGACCAGTGGACCTCCATAGCCAGCATGCAGGAAAGACGAAGCACTTTAGGCGCAGCTGTGCTCAACGATCTCCTGTATGCAGTGGGCGGCTTTGATGGCAGCACAG GTCTGGCATCAGTTGAGGCCTATAGCTATAAAACCAATGAGTGGTTTTTTGTGGCTCCCATGAACACAAGAAGAAGCAGTGTTGGAGTTGGAGTTGTGGAGG gtAAGCTCTATGCCGTGGGCGGTTACGATGGAGCATCCCGTCAGTGCCTTAGTACCGTAGAGCAGTACAACCCTGCCACGAACGAATGGACCTACGTAGCTGACATGAGCACTCGGCGCAGTGGTGCAG GTGTTGGTGTTCTCAGCGGGCTGCTATACGCCACCGGGGGGCACGACGGTCCCCTAGTCAGGAAGAGCGTGGAAGTCTATGATCCAGGAACAAACACCTGGAAGCAAGTAGCAGACATGAATATGTGTAGAAGAAATGCAG GTGTGTGTGCAGTGAATGGTCTCCTCTACGTGGTGGGAGGAGATGATGGTTCCTGCAACTTGGCCTCTGTGGAGTACTACAACCCCATCACGGACAAGTGGACGCTACTGCCAACCAGCATGAGCACGGGGAGGAGTTACGCAG GTGTGGCTGTGATTCACAAACCATTGTGA